One Mycobacterium sp. SMC-4 DNA window includes the following coding sequences:
- a CDS encoding ABC transporter permease has product MTRYVTRRLAGAAIVLFVVAGLTFWLFELLPGDAATVLLSRQGAGQPDPQQLAALRSELGLDRPAVERFVEWIVGLTRGDLGTSLLSQRPVAEVMQFRLGNSLVLAAVTVAILIPLSVLVGLSAGAYPGSRFDRWISSVALASESVPPFVIGVLSISWLALGLGWLPAVSLVPAGTNPLERPEILVLPVLCLLCGLAPHPIRVARAQMAEVMNSDYIRTARINAIPQRRLILRHAAPNALSAAVHPLAGAVVGLLGGIAIVETLFAYPGLAHELLRAISARDLPFVQSTSVLLAAFGLLTYLAADLVAMTLTPAGRNVLDR; this is encoded by the coding sequence GTGACGCGCTACGTCACCAGGCGGCTGGCCGGCGCAGCGATCGTCCTCTTCGTGGTCGCGGGTCTGACATTCTGGTTGTTCGAGCTTCTCCCCGGAGACGCAGCGACGGTGTTGCTCTCACGCCAGGGAGCCGGTCAGCCCGACCCGCAGCAGCTGGCGGCGCTGCGATCCGAACTCGGCCTGGACCGCCCCGCTGTCGAGCGTTTCGTGGAGTGGATCGTCGGACTGACCCGCGGCGATCTCGGAACATCGCTGCTGTCCCAGCGTCCCGTCGCGGAGGTGATGCAGTTTCGGTTGGGCAACTCCCTGGTCCTGGCCGCGGTCACGGTGGCGATACTGATCCCCTTGTCGGTCTTGGTCGGTCTGTCCGCGGGCGCCTACCCGGGATCGCGCTTCGACCGATGGATCAGCTCCGTCGCGCTGGCCTCGGAATCGGTTCCACCGTTCGTCATCGGGGTCCTGTCGATCTCGTGGCTTGCGCTGGGTCTCGGCTGGCTGCCCGCGGTATCGCTGGTACCGGCCGGCACCAACCCGTTGGAGCGCCCCGAGATACTGGTTCTACCGGTGCTGTGTCTGCTGTGCGGGCTGGCCCCACATCCCATTCGGGTGGCGCGGGCACAGATGGCCGAGGTGATGAACAGCGACTACATCCGCACAGCGCGGATCAACGCGATCCCGCAGCGTCGGCTCATTCTTCGGCATGCGGCACCCAACGCCCTATCGGCGGCAGTGCACCCGCTGGCCGGGGCGGTGGTCGGGCTTCTCGGTGGAATTGCCATCGTGGAAACACTTTTCGCCTATCCCGGACTCGCGCATGAACTCCTGCGCGCAATCTCGGCGCGGGACCTCCCGTTCGTGCAGTCGACCTCGGTGCTGCTGGCCGCCTTCGGCCTGCTGACGTACCTGGCGGCTGACCTGGTGGCGATGACACTGACTCCCGCCGGCCGAAATGTGCTCGACCGATGA
- a CDS encoding ATP-binding cassette domain-containing protein: MTRTTWIGRTPATAALLMLGVLIALGPFVAPYSPTEAHGVPFQAPSLGHLLGTDFVGRDVLARVLHGGYRLVAFTSIALVLSYALGVAVGLAAGMRRRADGWLMRPVDAMIVLPWFLVVAVIATAVGKGPAAIVLATALVIAPWVARIVRTTTIELLSTGFVESARARGESDRQIALRQILPNLQPVLIADAGIRVSATVGIITASSFLGLGTHQPAPDWALMVTENRAGIGAAPLSVLVPAGLITALVVSLNLVADRLTTPRPDRMAAPRPDRMAAPRPSHDRGGGAPGLTVTDADGTTILDGVELALPAGRSIALVGPSGAGKTTLALALLDALPAGLTRRGNPWPGKDPALRMGYVPQDPATGLNPALRVQTHFREIQRAHRTGGPGEVADALRSVELPTDRQFLRRYPHQLSGGQQQRVLIALALLSRPEVVVLDEPTTGLDAETAATLVATLRTLRTTTATTFVLVTHDLDTVDELVDDVITLRNGTIVDDHPDRPAVRVAPATAVRPPEPVLRVENLVARYRDGTELELPDLTLGSGECVALVGRSGSGKTTLARCLVGLHPPHRGRIRWRDVELASTARRRTPGQRRAIQLVFQNPRRSLNPRCTVEQELCRPLRLGSDRSATEASAEAAGLLRLVGLGPEVLQRKTPQLSGGQAQRVALARAIASRPEILVCDEVTSSLDPESRDGVLQVLAQLAATGVAVLFISHDDTAMGRLADRVIRLPLRADLGETAGPDIEHETAQGLVPGDERAGFDAPQ, from the coding sequence ATGACGCGCACGACGTGGATCGGGAGAACACCGGCCACTGCGGCCCTGCTCATGCTGGGTGTTCTGATCGCTTTGGGCCCTTTTGTCGCCCCATACTCCCCCACCGAGGCGCACGGCGTCCCGTTCCAGGCGCCGTCGCTGGGCCATCTGCTCGGCACCGATTTCGTCGGTCGCGATGTCCTGGCGCGGGTGCTGCACGGCGGATACCGGCTGGTCGCTTTCACCTCGATAGCCCTGGTGCTGTCCTACGCACTGGGAGTTGCCGTCGGCCTTGCCGCCGGTATGCGTCGGCGCGCCGATGGCTGGCTGATGCGGCCGGTCGACGCCATGATCGTGCTGCCGTGGTTTCTGGTCGTCGCGGTCATCGCCACCGCCGTCGGGAAGGGGCCTGCGGCAATCGTGCTGGCCACCGCCCTGGTGATCGCTCCGTGGGTGGCCAGGATCGTCAGGACCACCACGATCGAGCTGTTGTCGACCGGCTTCGTCGAATCGGCCCGGGCCCGCGGCGAGAGCGACCGGCAGATCGCGCTGCGGCAGATCCTGCCCAACCTGCAACCGGTTCTGATCGCCGACGCGGGTATCCGCGTCTCGGCAACGGTGGGCATCATCACCGCGAGTAGCTTCCTGGGTCTCGGAACCCACCAGCCCGCACCGGACTGGGCCCTGATGGTCACCGAGAATCGTGCGGGTATCGGTGCGGCCCCATTGTCTGTGCTGGTACCTGCCGGTCTGATCACCGCGCTGGTGGTGTCCCTGAACCTGGTCGCCGACCGCCTGACCACACCGCGGCCCGACCGTATGGCCGCACCGCGGCCCGACCGTATGGCCGCACCGCGGCCGTCGCATGACCGCGGCGGCGGGGCACCCGGCCTGACGGTGACCGACGCCGACGGCACCACGATCCTCGACGGGGTAGAGCTGGCCCTGCCCGCAGGTCGAAGTATCGCCCTCGTCGGTCCCTCCGGGGCCGGCAAAACCACCCTCGCCCTGGCCCTGCTGGACGCACTGCCCGCCGGCCTGACCCGCCGCGGAAACCCGTGGCCGGGCAAAGACCCTGCTCTCAGGATGGGCTACGTCCCGCAGGACCCGGCGACCGGGCTGAATCCCGCCTTGCGCGTGCAGACCCACTTCCGCGAGATTCAACGAGCGCACCGCACCGGCGGCCCCGGCGAGGTTGCGGATGCACTGCGCAGTGTCGAGTTGCCGACCGACCGGCAATTCCTGCGCAGATACCCGCATCAGCTCTCCGGCGGTCAACAGCAGCGAGTCCTCATTGCGCTTGCCCTGCTGAGCCGGCCCGAGGTCGTGGTGCTCGACGAACCGACCACCGGCCTGGACGCCGAGACAGCCGCCACTCTCGTTGCGACACTGCGCACGCTGCGCACCACGACTGCCACCACCTTCGTCCTCGTCACCCACGACCTCGACACGGTCGATGAGCTCGTCGACGATGTGATCACGCTGCGCAACGGCACGATCGTCGACGACCATCCCGACCGGCCTGCCGTCAGGGTGGCGCCCGCGACGGCGGTGCGGCCACCAGAACCGGTCCTGCGGGTCGAGAACCTCGTCGCCCGGTATCGCGACGGCACCGAACTCGAACTGCCGGATCTCACCCTCGGATCGGGGGAATGTGTCGCGCTCGTCGGCCGATCCGGCAGCGGCAAGACCACACTGGCACGCTGCCTGGTCGGCCTGCACCCACCTCACCGCGGGCGAATCCGTTGGCGCGACGTCGAACTGGCCTCCACAGCACGACGGCGCACCCCCGGGCAACGCCGCGCGATACAGCTGGTCTTCCAGAATCCGCGCCGGTCGTTGAACCCCCGGTGCACCGTCGAACAGGAGCTGTGCCGTCCGCTGCGCCTGGGCTCGGACAGATCCGCTACCGAGGCGTCTGCCGAAGCTGCCGGTCTGCTCCGGCTCGTCGGCCTGGGCCCCGAGGTACTCCAACGAAAAACGCCCCAGCTGTCCGGAGGTCAGGCTCAGCGCGTCGCGCTGGCCCGCGCGATCGCCAGCCGGCCAGAGATTCTGGTGTGCGACGAGGTGACCTCCTCACTGGACCCCGAGTCACGCGACGGAGTTCTCCAGGTGCTCGCCCAGTTGGCCGCCACGGGCGTCGCCGTGCTCTTCATCAGCCACGACGACACCGCTATGGGCCGTCTGGCCGACCGCGTGATCAGGCTGCCGCTACGCGCCGACCTCGGTGAGACGGCCGGTCCTGACATCGAACACGAAACCGCGCAAGGACTCGTGCCTGGTGACGAACGGGCTGGCTTCGATGCGCCGCAGTGA
- a CDS encoding carbonic anhydrase: MTVTDEYLKNNEEYAKTFSGPLPLPPSRHVAVVACMDARMDVYRILGLKDGEAHVIRNAGGVVTDDEIRSLAISQRLLGTREIILIHHTDCGMLTFTDDGFKQQIQDETGIKPEWAAEAFIDVEEDVRQSLRRIEASPFVTRHESLRGFVFDVRTGRLTEVGA, encoded by the coding sequence ATGACAGTCACCGACGAGTATCTGAAGAACAACGAGGAGTACGCCAAGACGTTCTCCGGTCCGCTGCCGTTGCCGCCCAGCAGGCACGTCGCCGTGGTCGCCTGCATGGACGCCCGGATGGACGTCTACCGGATCCTGGGTCTCAAAGACGGCGAGGCACACGTGATCCGCAACGCCGGCGGCGTGGTCACCGACGACGAGATCCGGTCGCTGGCGATCAGTCAGCGGTTGCTCGGCACCAGGGAGATCATCCTGATCCACCACACCGACTGCGGCATGCTGACCTTCACCGACGACGGCTTCAAGCAGCAGATCCAGGATGAGACCGGCATCAAGCCCGAGTGGGCCGCCGAGGCATTCATCGATGTCGAGGAGGATGTGCGGCAGTCACTGCGGCGCATCGAAGCCAGCCCGTTCGTCACCAGGCACGAGTCCTTGCGCGGTTTCGTGTTCGATGTCAGGACCGGCCGTCTCACCGAGGTCGGCGCGTAG
- a CDS encoding cell wall metabolism sensor histidine kinase WalK yields the protein MSSNQPGDRRGLRSPRSWSLRTRLLVTQLLLLAGACAGIGVATEFGLQRFLTGQLDEQVIEAGRRSTVMFDHGPPPGGPVMMRPPGMPGGPAPGPRIGIRMGMREDGGPGPVFLNAPGQAIGAVGAVVADGRTVSAGVITENGARAQVSAVAATQLTEVAVGRGPRTVDLDGLGRYRVVAFPSLATSQTVVTGLPTADVDDTMLQALVIFGAVAGVALAVVAGLGAVLVRREMAPLARVSEAAQQVADLELDRGEVRLPSPIVDVDPVAAGTEVGRLGTALNRMLDRIADALKARHASETRVRQFVADASHELRTPLAAIRGYTELAQRRHADLPEDVAHAMSRVESETARLTHLVEDMLLLARLDSGRPLQRRPVDLSRLLVDAVSDAQVAGPGHRWLLDLPEEPVHVAGDEARLHQVLANLLANARTHTPDGTSVTTSLSERADGTVVLTVADDGPGVPAELLPDVFERFARGDSSRSRREGSTGLGLAIVEAVVRAHGGSIVVDSAPGATRFVVSLPGWSPVSDSSAESGDSDP from the coding sequence ATGTCCTCAAACCAGCCCGGTGATCGCCGCGGCCTGCGGTCACCGCGCTCGTGGTCGCTGCGCACCCGACTGCTGGTCACCCAGTTGTTGCTGCTGGCCGGGGCGTGCGCGGGCATCGGCGTCGCCACCGAGTTCGGTTTGCAGCGATTCTTGACTGGTCAGCTCGACGAGCAGGTCATCGAGGCAGGTCGGCGCTCGACGGTGATGTTCGATCACGGACCGCCTCCCGGAGGTCCGGTGATGATGCGGCCGCCGGGCATGCCCGGCGGTCCTGCTCCCGGTCCTCGGATCGGCATCCGGATGGGCATGCGCGAGGACGGCGGCCCGGGACCGGTGTTCCTCAACGCTCCGGGGCAGGCGATCGGTGCGGTAGGCGCAGTCGTGGCCGACGGCCGCACCGTGAGTGCGGGTGTGATCACCGAGAACGGGGCACGCGCGCAGGTTTCGGCCGTCGCGGCGACTCAGTTGACCGAGGTGGCCGTGGGTCGGGGACCCCGCACCGTGGATCTGGACGGGCTCGGCCGCTACCGTGTTGTGGCTTTTCCGAGCCTGGCCACGTCCCAGACGGTGGTGACCGGCTTGCCCACCGCCGACGTCGACGACACGATGCTGCAGGCGCTGGTGATCTTCGGTGCGGTCGCCGGTGTGGCACTGGCCGTCGTCGCCGGTCTGGGTGCGGTACTGGTGCGTCGCGAGATGGCGCCGCTGGCAAGGGTTTCCGAAGCGGCCCAGCAGGTGGCCGATCTCGAGCTCGACCGAGGCGAGGTGCGCCTGCCCAGTCCGATCGTCGACGTCGACCCGGTGGCCGCCGGCACCGAGGTCGGCAGGCTCGGTACCGCGCTGAACCGGATGCTCGACCGCATCGCCGACGCGTTGAAGGCCCGCCACGCCAGTGAAACCCGGGTCCGGCAGTTCGTCGCCGACGCCAGTCACGAGCTGCGTACCCCGCTGGCCGCCATCCGCGGCTACACCGAACTGGCGCAACGCAGACACGCCGACCTGCCCGAGGATGTGGCGCACGCGATGAGCCGGGTGGAATCGGAGACCGCACGGCTGACCCACCTGGTCGAGGACATGCTGTTGCTGGCCCGACTGGATTCCGGCCGACCGTTGCAGCGCCGGCCCGTCGACCTGTCCCGGCTGCTCGTCGACGCGGTCAGCGACGCCCAGGTCGCCGGTCCGGGCCACCGGTGGCTGCTCGACCTCCCCGAGGAGCCGGTCCACGTCGCCGGCGACGAGGCACGGTTGCATCAGGTGCTGGCCAATCTGCTGGCCAACGCGCGCACCCACACCCCAGACGGCACGTCGGTCACGACGTCGCTGTCCGAACGGGCCGACGGCACGGTGGTGCTCACGGTGGCCGATGACGGGCCGGGGGTGCCTGCCGAACTGCTGCCCGACGTGTTCGAGCGGTTCGCCCGCGGTGACTCGTCGCGCTCGCGTCGAGAGGGCAGCACCGGTCTGGGGCTGGCTATCGTCGAGGCGGTGGTGCGGGCCCACGGTGGCTCGATCGTCGTCGACAGTGCGCCCGGCGCAACACGATTCGTCGTCAGCCTGCCCGGCTGGTCTCCGGTGTCGGACAGCAGTGCCGAATCCGGCGATTCTGACCCGTGA
- a CDS encoding response regulator transcription factor yields MRRADGSAVRVLVVDDEPVLAELVSMALRYEGWEISTAGDGASALAIAQQTPPDVVVLDVMLPDMSGLDVLRALRQRNPGLPLLLLTAKDSVEDRIAGLTAGGDDYVTKPFSIEEVVLRLRALLRRTGISTENGGRKLIVGDLVLDEDSHEVSRGGEVIVLTAKEFELLRFMMRNARRVLSKAQILDRVWNYDFGGRSNIVELYVSYLRKKIDSGREPMIHTLRGAGYVLKPAR; encoded by the coding sequence ATGCGTCGCGCCGATGGCAGCGCGGTGCGGGTGCTGGTCGTCGACGACGAGCCGGTGCTGGCCGAACTGGTGTCGATGGCGCTGCGCTACGAGGGCTGGGAGATCAGCACCGCTGGTGACGGGGCGAGTGCGCTGGCGATTGCCCAGCAGACGCCGCCGGACGTGGTGGTGCTCGACGTGATGCTGCCGGACATGAGTGGGCTCGATGTGCTGCGCGCGCTGCGGCAGCGCAACCCCGGCCTCCCACTGTTGCTGCTGACCGCCAAGGATTCGGTGGAGGACCGCATCGCCGGACTGACCGCCGGCGGCGACGATTACGTCACCAAACCGTTCAGTATCGAAGAGGTGGTGCTGCGGCTGCGCGCGCTGCTGCGGCGCACCGGGATCAGCACGGAGAACGGGGGTCGCAAACTGATCGTCGGCGACCTCGTGCTCGACGAGGACAGTCACGAGGTGAGCCGCGGCGGCGAGGTGATCGTGCTGACGGCCAAGGAGTTCGAGCTGCTGCGGTTCATGATGCGCAATGCCCGGCGGGTGCTGAGCAAGGCGCAGATCCTCGACCGGGTGTGGAACTACGACTTCGGTGGCCGCTCCAACATCGTCGAACTGTATGTGTCCTACCTGCGCAAGAAGATCGACAGCGGGCGCGAACCGATGATCCACACGCTGCGCGGAGCGGGGTATGTCCTCAAACCAGCCCGGTGA
- a CDS encoding ABC transporter permease, protein MTRFLARRLLNYVLLLALASFLTFTLTSLAFNPLESLLERNPRPPDAVIAAKAAELDLDKPIPLRYLSWVSGAVRGDFGTTVAGQPVGEELWRRVGVSLRLVVIGSLVGTVIGVVAGAWSAVRQYRLSDRVITVLSLLIISAPTFVIANLLILGALKVNSVLGMQIFEYTGESSSDATGGAWNHFVNRLQHLVLPTFTLALASIAGFSRYQRNAMLDVLGQDFIRTARAKGLTRRQALFKHGLRTALIPMATLFAYGVSALVTGAVFVEKIFGWHGMGQWVVEGIAAQDTNIIAAITVFSGATVLLAGLLSDLIYAALDPRVRTR, encoded by the coding sequence ATGACCCGTTTCCTGGCGCGCCGCCTGCTGAACTACGTGCTGCTGCTCGCGCTGGCGTCGTTCCTGACGTTCACTCTTACCTCGCTGGCGTTCAACCCGCTGGAGAGCCTGCTGGAACGCAACCCACGGCCCCCGGATGCGGTCATCGCCGCCAAGGCCGCCGAGCTGGACCTGGACAAGCCGATCCCCTTGCGGTACCTGAGCTGGGTGTCCGGGGCGGTGCGCGGGGACTTCGGCACCACGGTGGCCGGCCAACCCGTCGGCGAGGAGCTGTGGCGCCGCGTCGGAGTGAGTCTGCGGCTGGTGGTCATCGGGTCGCTGGTGGGCACCGTCATCGGCGTGGTCGCCGGCGCCTGGAGCGCGGTGCGCCAGTATCGGCTCTCCGACCGGGTGATCACAGTGCTGTCGCTGCTGATCATCAGCGCTCCCACGTTCGTGATCGCCAACCTGCTGATCCTCGGTGCCCTCAAGGTCAACTCGGTCTTGGGCATGCAGATCTTCGAGTACACCGGCGAAAGTTCCTCCGATGCCACCGGTGGTGCGTGGAACCACTTCGTCAACCGCTTGCAGCATCTGGTGCTGCCGACGTTCACACTGGCGCTGGCCTCGATTGCCGGCTTTTCGCGCTACCAGCGCAACGCGATGCTCGACGTCCTCGGCCAGGATTTCATCCGCACCGCGCGCGCCAAAGGCCTGACGCGCCGGCAGGCGCTGTTCAAACACGGCCTGCGGACCGCATTGATTCCGATGGCAACCCTGTTCGCCTACGGCGTCAGCGCATTGGTCACCGGCGCGGTGTTCGTCGAGAAGATCTTCGGCTGGCACGGTATGGGCCAATGGGTGGTGGAGGGAATCGCGGCTCAGGACACCAACATCATCGCCGCGATCACCGTGTTCTCCGGGGCGACCGTGCTGCTGGCGGGGCTGCTGTCGGACCTCATCTACGCCGCCCTCGACCCGCGGGTGCGTACCCGATGA
- a CDS encoding ABC transporter permease: MTADTGFASRRTLVWRRFLRNTPAVVSLVVLAVLFIGCYALPPLLPYSYTDLDYYALQQPPSTEHWFGTNALGQDLLAQTLRGMQKSLLIGIFVAFLSTLLAATVGAVAGYFGGWRDRALMWVVDLLLVVPAFILIAIVTPLTQRSNTVFWLILLLAAFSWMISSRIVRGLTMSLRDREFVVAARYMGVSNWRIITRHILPNVASILIIDTALNVGVAVLAETGLSFLGFGVQPPDVSLGTLIADGTRSVTTFPWVFLFPAGMLVLIVLCANLIGDGLRDALDPDARPRRGILRRGRR, from the coding sequence ATGACCGCCGATACCGGGTTCGCTTCGCGGCGCACGCTGGTGTGGCGCCGGTTCCTGCGCAACACCCCCGCGGTGGTGTCGCTGGTCGTGCTGGCCGTGCTGTTCATCGGCTGCTACGCCCTGCCCCCGCTGCTTCCCTACTCCTACACCGACCTCGACTATTACGCCCTGCAGCAGCCCCCCAGCACCGAGCACTGGTTCGGCACCAACGCCCTGGGCCAGGACCTGTTGGCCCAGACACTGCGCGGCATGCAGAAGTCGCTGCTGATCGGCATCTTCGTGGCGTTTCTGTCCACGCTGCTGGCGGCCACCGTCGGCGCGGTCGCGGGATACTTCGGCGGGTGGCGCGATCGCGCACTGATGTGGGTGGTCGACCTGCTGCTGGTGGTGCCGGCCTTCATCCTCATCGCCATCGTCACCCCGTTGACCCAGAGGTCCAACACTGTGTTCTGGCTGATCCTGCTGCTCGCCGCGTTCAGCTGGATGATCAGCTCCCGCATCGTGCGCGGGCTGACGATGAGCCTGCGCGACCGCGAGTTCGTCGTCGCCGCACGCTATATGGGGGTCAGCAACTGGCGCATCATCACCCGCCACATCTTGCCCAACGTGGCATCGATCCTGATCATCGACACCGCGCTGAACGTCGGCGTGGCGGTACTGGCCGAAACCGGCCTCAGTTTCCTGGGTTTCGGCGTCCAGCCGCCCGACGTGTCGCTGGGCACGCTGATTGCCGACGGCACCCGATCGGTCACCACGTTCCCCTGGGTGTTCCTGTTCCCGGCCGGGATGCTGGTGCTGATCGTGCTGTGTGCGAACCTGATCGGCGACGGCCTGCGCGATGCGCTGGACCCTGACGCCAGACCTCGCCGAGGCATCCTGCGGCGGGGCCGCCGATGA
- a CDS encoding ABC transporter ATP-binding protein, protein MSLLEVRGLNVTFPVDTATGTERVAAVRGLDYDLAAGEVVALVGESGAGKSAGAMAVIGLLPEYAEVSGSVRLHGEELLGMADRQMSRIRGNTIGTVFQDPMSALTPVYTVGDQIAETIRVHHRAIGRRAARTRAVELLELVGIAAPDKRARAFPHELSGGERQRVVIAIAIANDPDLLICDEPTTALDVTVQAQILDVLRTARDVTGAGVLIITHDLGVVAEFADRALVMYAGRAVETARVAELYDNRRMPYTVGLLGSVPRLDAPQGTRLVPIPGAPPALAALPPGCPFMPRCPLAIDECSAAEPELEPVAPEHRVACIRHEQVRGRSAAELYHLSTEPAPAAAVSSSASVVLRARDLVKTYPLTKGAVLRRRIGEVRAVDGVSFDLHEGRTLAIVGESGSGKSTTLHQILALTPPQAGAIEVSGTDVATLDRRARRGLRKDLQVVFQDPVASVDPRLPVFDVLAEPLQANGFSGEDTRARIAELLTLVGLRREDATRYPAEFSGGQKQRIGIARALALQPRILALDEPVSALDVSIQAGIINLLLDLQDRFGLAYLFVSHDLSVVKHLAHRVAVMHRGVIVEQGDNAQVFADPAHEYTRRLLAAVPRPQPEHG, encoded by the coding sequence ATGAGCCTGCTCGAGGTCCGGGGGCTCAACGTCACCTTCCCCGTCGACACAGCCACCGGCACCGAACGCGTCGCCGCGGTCCGCGGTCTGGACTATGACCTCGCCGCCGGCGAGGTGGTCGCACTGGTCGGCGAATCCGGGGCCGGCAAGTCCGCCGGCGCGATGGCGGTGATCGGCCTGCTGCCCGAGTACGCCGAGGTCTCGGGGTCGGTCCGGCTGCACGGCGAGGAACTGCTCGGCATGGCCGACCGGCAGATGTCACGCATCCGGGGCAACACGATCGGCACGGTGTTCCAGGACCCGATGTCGGCTCTGACGCCGGTGTACACCGTCGGCGACCAGATCGCCGAGACGATCCGGGTACACCACCGCGCCATCGGCCGGCGTGCGGCACGGACCCGGGCTGTCGAGCTGCTGGAACTGGTCGGCATCGCAGCACCGGACAAGCGCGCACGGGCGTTCCCGCACGAGCTTTCCGGCGGGGAACGTCAGCGCGTGGTGATCGCCATCGCCATCGCCAACGACCCCGACCTGCTGATCTGCGACGAACCGACGACCGCCCTGGACGTCACGGTGCAGGCCCAGATTCTCGACGTGCTGCGCACCGCCCGCGACGTCACCGGCGCGGGCGTGCTGATCATCACCCACGACCTGGGCGTGGTGGCCGAGTTCGCCGACCGGGCGCTGGTGATGTACGCCGGGCGTGCGGTGGAGACCGCACGCGTCGCCGAGCTCTACGACAACCGTCGAATGCCCTACACGGTGGGTCTGCTGGGTTCGGTTCCACGCCTGGACGCACCGCAGGGGACCCGTCTGGTGCCGATTCCCGGCGCTCCCCCGGCACTGGCCGCGCTGCCGCCGGGATGCCCGTTCATGCCGCGCTGCCCGTTGGCCATCGACGAGTGCAGCGCCGCCGAACCGGAGTTGGAACCCGTCGCACCCGAGCATCGTGTCGCGTGCATCCGGCACGAGCAGGTGCGCGGCCGCAGCGCCGCCGAGCTCTACCACCTGTCCACCGAGCCCGCGCCGGCCGCAGCAGTGTCCTCGTCGGCGTCGGTGGTGCTGCGGGCCCGAGACCTGGTCAAGACCTACCCACTGACCAAAGGGGCGGTGTTGCGCCGGCGGATCGGCGAGGTGCGCGCGGTCGACGGGGTCAGCTTCGACCTGCACGAGGGCCGCACCCTGGCCATCGTCGGCGAATCCGGTTCGGGCAAGTCCACCACGCTGCACCAGATTCTGGCGCTGACGCCGCCGCAGGCCGGTGCGATCGAGGTGTCGGGCACCGATGTCGCGACCCTGGACCGTCGGGCCCGGAGAGGGTTGCGCAAAGATCTGCAGGTGGTGTTCCAGGACCCGGTCGCGTCGGTGGACCCGCGGCTCCCGGTCTTCGATGTGCTGGCAGAACCGCTGCAGGCCAACGGTTTCAGCGGTGAGGACACACGCGCTCGGATCGCCGAGTTGCTCACCCTGGTGGGCTTGCGGCGCGAGGACGCGACACGCTACCCGGCCGAGTTCTCCGGCGGCCAGAAGCAGCGCATCGGGATCGCCCGGGCGCTGGCGCTGCAACCACGAATCCTTGCCCTCGACGAACCGGTCTCGGCACTGGACGTCTCGATCCAGGCCGGCATCATCAACCTGCTGCTCGACCTGCAGGATCGCTTCGGTCTGGCCTATCTGTTCGTCTCGCACGACCTCTCGGTGGTCAAACACCTGGCCCATCGGGTGGCGGTGATGCACCGCGGCGTCATCGTCGAGCAGGGCGACAACGCACAGGTGTTCGCCGATCCGGCGCACGAGTACACACGCCGGTTGCTGGCTGCAGTCCCGCGCCCCCAGCCCGAACATGGCTAG